The Nostoc sp. 'Lobaria pulmonaria (5183) cyanobiont' genome window below encodes:
- a CDS encoding HhoA/HhoB/HtrA family serine endopeptidase, whose product MKITNHHSATKKIETRGLPHRLWMLSSGVAVIFLGSCSLLPAKTFDTQQSDIQAQKTTEPNPGIVPPPIFSSSGDPNFVVKVVQQVGPAVVRIDSSRTITSRVPDEFNNDPFFRRFFGEGTPQPRQRVERGSGSGFIINSSGQIVTNAHVVDGADRVTVILKDGRTFDGKVLGEDPVTDVATIKINANNLPTLSVGNSDALQPGEAVIAIGNPLGLNNTVTSGIISATGRSSSDIGASDKRVDYIQTDAAINPGNSGGPLLNARGQVIAMNTAIIRGAQGLGFAIPINTVQRIAQELIAKGKVDHPYLGVQMVTLTPENKERIKNVAGDRLNITADDGVLLVEIVPRSPASVAGLRVGDVIKSINSQPVTKIEEVQKLVEKSKIGTNLPIEVERNGQTVQVGVQPAPLPVRREG is encoded by the coding sequence ATGAAGATAACAAACCATCACTCAGCGACCAAAAAGATTGAAACCAGGGGCTTACCCCATAGGTTGTGGATGCTCTCATCCGGGGTAGCAGTGATTTTCCTGGGGAGCTGCTCTCTTCTACCTGCTAAGACCTTTGATACTCAGCAAAGTGATATTCAAGCCCAAAAAACAACAGAACCTAATCCGGGAATTGTCCCCCCGCCGATTTTCTCTTCGTCTGGAGATCCTAATTTTGTGGTGAAGGTAGTACAACAGGTGGGGCCTGCGGTAGTTCGCATTGATTCTTCCCGAACAATCACTTCTCGCGTACCAGACGAATTTAACAACGATCCATTTTTTCGGCGGTTTTTTGGAGAGGGAACCCCACAACCTAGACAACGCGTAGAACGCGGTAGTGGCTCTGGATTTATTATTAATTCTTCAGGTCAAATTGTTACCAATGCCCATGTGGTAGATGGTGCTGATAGAGTGACTGTTATACTCAAAGATGGCCGGACTTTTGATGGGAAAGTTTTGGGTGAAGACCCAGTAACGGATGTGGCAACGATCAAAATTAATGCCAACAATCTGCCAACTCTATCTGTGGGTAACTCCGATGCCTTACAACCAGGAGAGGCTGTAATTGCCATTGGTAATCCATTAGGCTTGAATAATACCGTCACTTCGGGAATTATCAGTGCTACAGGGCGTTCTAGTAGCGATATCGGTGCTAGTGACAAGCGGGTTGATTACATCCAAACGGATGCTGCGATTAACCCTGGTAATTCTGGTGGCCCATTGCTCAATGCTCGTGGTCAAGTGATTGCGATGAACACAGCGATTATCCGAGGCGCTCAAGGTTTGGGATTTGCTATACCCATTAACACCGTGCAAAGGATTGCTCAAGAATTAATTGCTAAAGGCAAGGTGGATCATCCTTATTTGGGTGTTCAGATGGTGACATTGACACCAGAAAATAAAGAAAGAATCAAAAATGTCGCAGGCGATCGCTTAAATATTACAGCAGATGACGGCGTTTTGCTGGTTGAGATTGTGCCGCGATCGCCTGCATCTGTAGCTGGTTTACGAGTTGGTGATGTGATTAAAAGCATTAACAGCCAGCCTGTTACTAAAATTGAAGAAGTACAAAAGCTAGTAGAAAAGAGCAAAATTGGTACTAATTTACCAATAGAAGTGGAACGCAATGGGCAAACTGTCCAAGTAGGAGTTCAACCGGCTCCTTTGCCCGTTAGACGTGAAGGATGA